Proteins from a genomic interval of Sinobacterium caligoides:
- a CDS encoding ATP-binding protein — protein MTTTAQRNHRDPIAINLRRLCYIRSLLITLTLTLITLGYYQQWPLPYASLQWIMIGQMAITALTFWRISDSPKLSQLEYFLHIVFDIVALTLLLYFTGGAGNPLISFFLIPLSICAATLNSRYCWIATLLSIACYTLLFDFYQPFAIAAPGNQHHHPGSMMDTGVINLHTVGMWLTFVVSALLINTFIVKMATAIRRREDDLNRWREDDLQQQQVMAVASLAAGTAHELGTPLNTMLLLTEELTAAEGLPANCKTDVTAIEQQIQHCRATLKKLTHQAEHYRREEHSLQAIDSYIKGLLSHWHIIRPEVDFQLITDNTEPPLIRVAATMEQALINLLNNAADACPEQILLTLEYGNRNSSMITLHIDDQGEGIDHHIASQRGERIFTTKGGDGLGLGLYLSRSTLNRFGGEVYLLNRPEGGTRATITLPYQKPE, from the coding sequence ATGACCACGACAGCTCAAAGAAACCATAGAGACCCTATCGCCATCAATCTACGGCGATTATGTTATATTCGCTCACTACTCATTACGCTGACTCTCACCTTAATTACCCTAGGTTATTATCAGCAATGGCCACTCCCCTATGCATCATTGCAATGGATCATGATCGGACAGATGGCTATCACGGCCCTCACTTTCTGGCGTATCAGCGACTCCCCCAAACTTAGTCAACTTGAATACTTCCTTCATATCGTCTTTGATATCGTCGCACTCACACTCTTGCTTTACTTCACTGGCGGAGCTGGTAACCCGCTCATATCCTTTTTCCTGATACCGCTATCAATCTGCGCCGCCACGCTGAACAGCCGCTATTGCTGGATCGCTACATTACTCTCTATTGCCTGCTACACCTTGTTGTTCGATTTCTACCAACCGTTTGCTATCGCGGCTCCAGGCAACCAACATCATCACCCAGGCTCGATGATGGATACCGGCGTCATCAACCTGCACACTGTTGGCATGTGGCTCACTTTCGTCGTCAGCGCCCTGCTAATTAACACCTTTATCGTAAAGATGGCCACAGCGATTCGCCGCAGAGAAGACGACCTCAACCGTTGGCGTGAAGATGACTTACAGCAACAACAGGTTATGGCCGTCGCCAGCTTAGCTGCTGGCACCGCTCACGAGCTAGGCACCCCTCTCAATACCATGTTACTGCTCACCGAAGAGCTCACTGCCGCCGAAGGGCTGCCGGCAAACTGCAAAACCGATGTGACCGCCATCGAGCAACAAATTCAACACTGCCGAGCCACGCTAAAAAAACTAACCCACCAAGCAGAGCACTATCGTCGCGAGGAGCACAGTTTACAAGCCATTGACAGTTATATTAAAGGACTACTCAGCCACTGGCACATCATACGCCCCGAGGTCGATTTTCAACTTATTACAGACAACACAGAGCCACCCCTCATTCGCGTTGCTGCGACAATGGAGCAAGCGTTAATTAACCTACTCAATAACGCTGCCGACGCCTGCCCCGAGCAGATACTCCTCACCCTTGAATATGGCAACCGTAATTCCTCTATGATCACCCTACATATTGACGACCAAGGAGAGGGGATTGATCATCACATAGCTAGCCAACGCGGCGAGCGGATTTTCACCACTAAAGGAGGGGATGGTCTAGGGCTGGGCCTCTACCTATCTCGCTCAACACTGAATCGCTTCGGCGGTGAAGTGTACCTCCTTAATAGGCCAGAAGGTGGAACTCGCGCCACGATAACCCTACCCTACCAGAAGCCTGAGTAA
- a CDS encoding response regulator transcription factor, which yields MSDTDFLLVDDDSAFSQTMLRALTRKGHTANCCHNAKECLAMLTEKRYRYLLLDLKLGDDSGLQLIEPILEINPDILIVVLTGYSSIATAVQAIKLGAHNYLCKPTGSNDILNAFLGTEPQTTPLDHSHPTSVDRLQWEQIQRVLQDNGGNISATARLLGMHRRTLQRRLAKHPVKQ from the coding sequence ATGAGTGACACTGATTTTTTATTAGTCGATGATGACAGCGCCTTCAGCCAAACAATGCTACGCGCGCTGACGCGTAAGGGCCATACAGCCAATTGCTGCCACAACGCCAAAGAGTGCTTAGCAATGCTGACAGAGAAACGATATCGCTACCTTCTGCTAGACCTCAAGCTTGGTGACGACTCGGGGCTACAGCTCATCGAACCTATACTGGAGATAAACCCTGATATTCTTATCGTGGTATTAACCGGATACTCTTCTATCGCAACTGCAGTACAAGCAATCAAGCTAGGCGCTCACAACTATCTTTGCAAACCAACCGGTAGCAACGACATCCTAAATGCCTTCCTCGGCACAGAACCCCAAACAACCCCGTTAGACCACAGCCACCCCACCTCTGTTGATCGATTACAATGGGAGCAGATCCAACGAGTACTGCAGGACAACGGCGGCAACATATCTGCAACAGCTCGCTTACTTGGCATGCACCGCCGTACGCTACAACGACGATTAGCCAAGCACCCTGTCAAACAATAA
- a CDS encoding rhomboid family intramembrane serine protease: MLIIPAEKRLDWQHPPVVLLIIIAINFIVFFGLQSDDNKYYQAAFDLYLEHDLQTIESPIYEQYLRLERPDHWQQIQPYQQVDKEQLVAEMIFDRRFYDFSIKQGDHIFARSALLQWQEVRPEVNALIDQAFSSRFHLAPSDINIVSLISHQFLHADLSHLLGNMVLLLLLGFAVEASLGHGRFLLFYLLSGLGGGLFFAFFERWSGSDNNGLIGASGAISGVMAIYVSMYRLQKIEFFYWFFIFVGYFRAPALVILPLYIGNEVYSLLTTDNHVAYTAHIGGFISGAALIWLTFLRQPDALDEDYLQAEQPQAPYAIALDKLYCYIADFQFSRAENYAAELLTQYNHIELKQIYYQLLKTAPSEKRLPIALQIICEKNQHHAVIKQQLQVWLHDKSALQEHIDQHSLILFAIRLVDIEETTTAEKLLAEQLNTGNQDPMLAKLARKLSNHYRQLQHPKKQQYFDSIATSLL; the protein is encoded by the coding sequence ATGCTCATAATCCCCGCTGAAAAACGTCTCGACTGGCAGCACCCACCTGTTGTCTTACTCATTATCATCGCCATTAATTTTATCGTTTTCTTTGGCCTCCAGAGTGATGACAACAAATATTATCAAGCTGCCTTTGATCTCTACCTAGAGCACGACCTACAAACCATAGAAAGCCCTATCTACGAACAATATTTGCGCCTAGAGCGCCCTGATCACTGGCAACAAATACAACCCTACCAACAAGTCGATAAAGAGCAGCTTGTTGCTGAGATGATTTTTGATCGACGTTTCTATGACTTTAGCATCAAACAAGGTGACCATATCTTTGCCAGGTCGGCACTACTTCAATGGCAGGAAGTACGCCCTGAGGTCAATGCATTAATAGACCAAGCCTTTAGCTCACGCTTCCACCTTGCACCAAGCGATATCAATATTGTCAGCCTAATTAGTCATCAATTTCTTCACGCGGACCTCTCTCATTTATTAGGCAACATGGTCTTACTGTTATTACTAGGCTTTGCCGTAGAAGCGAGCCTAGGTCACGGCCGATTCCTGTTGTTCTACCTACTTTCCGGCTTAGGTGGCGGCCTATTTTTTGCCTTCTTTGAACGCTGGAGCGGTAGCGATAATAATGGCCTTATTGGCGCTTCCGGCGCCATATCCGGCGTAATGGCTATCTATGTCTCTATGTACCGACTACAAAAGATAGAGTTTTTCTACTGGTTTTTTATCTTTGTCGGCTACTTCCGTGCTCCTGCACTTGTTATACTGCCACTCTATATCGGTAACGAAGTTTACTCGCTGCTGACTACCGATAACCACGTTGCCTATACCGCCCATATTGGCGGTTTCATTAGCGGGGCAGCGCTAATCTGGCTTACTTTTCTACGGCAGCCTGATGCACTAGACGAAGATTACTTACAAGCAGAGCAACCACAAGCCCCTTACGCCATCGCACTAGATAAACTCTACTGCTACATTGCCGATTTTCAGTTCAGCCGTGCCGAGAACTATGCCGCCGAGCTGCTAACGCAATATAATCATATTGAACTTAAACAGATTTACTACCAGCTACTGAAAACTGCCCCCAGTGAAAAGCGCCTGCCAATTGCACTGCAAATCATCTGTGAAAAAAACCAACACCATGCAGTCATTAAGCAACAGCTGCAAGTTTGGCTGCACGATAAAAGCGCCTTACAAGAGCACATTGATCAGCATAGCCTTATCCTCTTCGCTATACGCTTAGTTGATATAGAGGAGACGACTACCGCAGAAAAACTGCTCGCCGAACAGCTCAACACTGGCAACCAAGACCCTATGTTAGCAAAGCTCGCTAGAAAATTAAGCAATCACTATAGGCAGCTACAACACCCGAAAAAACAGCAGTATTTCGACAGCATCGCCACCTCACTCCTATAA
- a CDS encoding TrkH family potassium uptake protein, translating into MLPSGEKRTYTLQKNNSKRLSEPLVIVLSFLAILLPASLLLMHPLDSVTGLSFIDALFTATSAISVTGLGVVDTGTHFTVLGQCILLVLIQIGGLGQMTISIVLLHMLRLRVTLRQSLLVREELGQTKPMNMQTLVKRIIFFALLAELIGTLLFAIRWVPEFGWQRGLFISFFHAVSAFNNAGFSLFSDSLSHYVGDPLVVLTAASLFIIGGLGFVVVLDIIKVKNFSSLKLHSKLMLVGTFFLLLIGMFLFFFLESHNPNTLGGLEHSDKLLAAFFQSATARTAGFNTVEISALSNASMLVMMCLMFIGAGTTSTGGGIKVTTFVTVALATKAFLGRRKDVVVFGRTLPKQVLWRSLAIVTISAMFLLLAMFILLITEQAPFLVVMFETVSAFATTGVSAGLTSTLSDTGKFVLIVVMIVGRLGPLTLVFLMTAPKTTKLRYPDEEINTG; encoded by the coding sequence ATGTTGCCTAGTGGCGAGAAGCGAACCTATACGCTACAGAAAAACAACAGTAAAAGGCTGTCGGAGCCACTGGTCATCGTATTGAGTTTTCTGGCGATCTTGCTGCCGGCTTCGTTATTGTTGATGCATCCTCTTGATTCGGTGACGGGCCTATCTTTTATCGATGCTCTATTTACGGCAACCTCGGCAATCAGCGTAACTGGGCTGGGAGTGGTCGATACTGGAACGCATTTCACGGTACTGGGCCAGTGTATCTTGTTGGTATTGATTCAGATCGGTGGCCTAGGCCAAATGACCATTTCAATAGTATTGTTGCATATGCTGCGTTTACGCGTGACGTTGCGTCAAAGTTTACTGGTTCGTGAGGAGTTAGGTCAGACCAAACCGATGAATATGCAAACGCTGGTGAAGCGAATAATTTTCTTCGCACTTCTGGCTGAATTAATAGGAACGTTACTATTTGCAATTCGTTGGGTGCCTGAGTTTGGCTGGCAGCGCGGTTTATTTATCAGTTTTTTTCACGCAGTATCCGCGTTCAACAATGCTGGGTTTTCACTCTTTTCTGACAGTTTGAGTCACTACGTGGGGGATCCTCTTGTTGTCTTGACGGCAGCTTCGCTCTTTATTATTGGCGGCTTAGGTTTTGTTGTTGTCCTCGATATTATTAAGGTTAAGAATTTTAGCTCGTTGAAGCTGCATTCAAAATTGATGTTGGTCGGTACGTTTTTTTTGCTATTAATTGGTATGTTCCTATTCTTCTTCCTCGAGTCACACAATCCAAACACCCTTGGGGGGCTGGAGCATAGCGATAAACTGCTAGCAGCTTTTTTTCAATCGGCCACGGCAAGAACGGCTGGTTTTAATACGGTTGAGATTAGTGCGTTAAGTAATGCCTCGATGTTGGTGATGATGTGCTTGATGTTTATCGGTGCAGGTACAACATCGACAGGGGGCGGAATCAAGGTGACAACGTTTGTTACCGTTGCGCTGGCAACGAAAGCTTTTCTGGGGCGACGAAAAGATGTGGTGGTCTTTGGGCGAACGCTTCCTAAGCAAGTTTTATGGCGCTCATTAGCGATAGTGACAATTAGTGCTATGTTTCTTCTATTGGCGATGTTTATCTTATTAATTACTGAGCAGGCCCCATTTTTAGTCGTGATGTTTGAAACTGTATCAGCCTTTGCCACAACAGGGGTGAGTGCAGGTCTTACAAGCACGCTGTCAGATACCGGTAAATTTGTCTTAATTGTGGTGATGATTGTGGGGCGATTAGGGCCGCTAACATTAGTATTTTTAATGACAGCACCTAAGACGACGAAACTTCGTTATCCTGACGAAGAGATTAATACCGGTTAA
- a CDS encoding potassium channel family protein: MNTQFAVIGLGRFGVALCEELNAHGVEVLAIDVDEDRLRLVIDMVSHVVLSDASDEEAVSELELERFDVVFVAIGDDINASILTTLVLKEAGIENVWVKAKNRFHAKILEKIGADKIVSPERDMGVKIARKMIDSRVNEFLELGADMALAEFSITDVNAGKTIADLELMVEQGVQLLAHKRDEFVHSQPDVETLLLAGDELILVANKHVLDLQLKAL, from the coding sequence ATGAACACTCAGTTTGCTGTAATTGGTCTTGGCCGCTTTGGCGTTGCACTTTGTGAGGAGCTGAACGCTCACGGCGTTGAAGTCCTGGCGATTGATGTTGATGAAGATCGATTACGATTGGTAATCGATATGGTTTCACATGTGGTTTTGTCAGATGCCTCTGATGAAGAGGCGGTGAGTGAGCTTGAGCTTGAGCGCTTTGATGTTGTGTTCGTGGCTATTGGTGATGATATCAATGCTAGTATTCTTACAACGCTAGTGCTCAAAGAAGCAGGAATAGAGAACGTTTGGGTCAAAGCAAAGAATCGTTTCCATGCCAAAATTCTTGAAAAAATCGGTGCTGATAAGATTGTTTCACCTGAGCGTGATATGGGCGTTAAGATTGCTCGTAAGATGATTGACAGTAGGGTCAACGAGTTCTTAGAGCTGGGTGCAGATATGGCGTTGGCGGAATTTTCGATTACTGATGTCAATGCAGGTAAAACCATTGCCGATCTTGAGTTGATGGTAGAGCAGGGGGTGCAGCTGTTGGCGCATAAACGTGATGAATTTGTCCATAGTCAGCCTGACGTAGAGACGTTGTTGTTGGCGGGTGATGAGCTGATCCTTGTTGCGAACAAGCACGTGCTCGACCTCCAGTTGAAGGCGCTTTAA
- a CDS encoding DUF3012 domain-containing protein encodes MKKLLLLLATLSFITACTPEVGSDKWCKSVEAKSKGEVTANEASDYAKHCLVRND; translated from the coding sequence ATGAAGAAACTACTATTATTACTCGCCACCCTATCATTCATTACCGCCTGTACGCCCGAAGTCGGTAGCGACAAATGGTGCAAAAGTGTCGAAGCTAAGAGCAAAGGAGAGGTCACCGCTAATGAGGCCAGTGATTATGCCAAACATTGCCTCGTCCGTAACGACTAA
- a CDS encoding rubredoxin produces the protein MSDFKKYECVICGFIYDEELGLPDEGIEAGTKWEDVPEDWECPDCGISKYDFDVM, from the coding sequence ATGAGCGATTTTAAGAAGTACGAGTGCGTTATCTGTGGCTTTATTTATGATGAAGAGCTCGGCCTGCCCGACGAAGGCATCGAAGCGGGAACAAAGTGGGAAGACGTACCCGAGGATTGGGAGTGTCCTGATTGCGGCATCAGTAAGTATGATTTCGATGTGATGTAA
- the gspN gene encoding type II secretion system protein N, whose product MSDLPLLKRKHKVIIAVLLMALFFLLLIIKAPAKLVFSAAKLAGVPLYAVGVGGTLWRGHADQLALPIEGGEYWQLGEVDWQLEALPLLLGRIDIAAQSHYKAQKLNVVAQLSSASLVLKRADIQLPAPLLGRLFPMLPLLGGALEAKVDHAEVDLSTNNLLSLEAQLWWRGLSVDQGSYVLLGDYHADVHNLNEGIKADIKDLQANLAVSGTVSLAQSGSYQVNLNLRPTNRLDPSAIEVLSLLAPQQRDGSYLIKQGGRL is encoded by the coding sequence ATGTCAGATTTGCCGCTGTTGAAACGTAAGCATAAAGTCATTATAGCTGTATTGCTGATGGCTTTATTTTTTCTTTTGTTAATCATTAAAGCGCCAGCAAAGCTTGTCTTTAGTGCTGCCAAGTTAGCTGGTGTGCCGCTGTATGCAGTAGGTGTAGGGGGGACTTTGTGGCGCGGCCATGCGGATCAGTTGGCACTGCCGATAGAGGGAGGAGAGTATTGGCAGTTGGGTGAAGTTGATTGGCAGTTAGAAGCACTACCTTTGCTTTTAGGGCGTATCGATATTGCTGCACAGAGCCATTATAAGGCGCAGAAGCTTAATGTCGTGGCGCAGTTAAGTTCTGCAAGTTTGGTGTTAAAACGGGCAGATATTCAGCTTCCAGCACCGCTACTTGGGCGACTGTTTCCTATGTTGCCGTTATTAGGCGGCGCTTTGGAGGCAAAGGTTGATCATGCGGAAGTCGACTTGTCGACGAATAACTTGCTGTCGCTTGAGGCGCAACTATGGTGGCGAGGCTTGAGTGTCGATCAAGGGAGTTATGTCCTTCTCGGGGATTATCATGCTGATGTACATAATCTCAACGAAGGGATAAAAGCTGATATCAAAGACTTGCAGGCTAACTTGGCTGTTAGTGGCACCGTTTCTTTGGCGCAGTCTGGCAGCTATCAGGTTAACTTGAACCTAAGGCCGACTAACCGGTTAGACCCTTCTGCAATCGAGGTGTTGTCGCTTTTAGCGCCGCAGCAGAGGGATGGCAGTTACTTGATCAAGCAGGGTGGAAGGCTTTGA
- the pdxH gene encoding pyridoxamine 5'-phosphate oxidase, whose amino-acid sequence MDIKNERREYLRSGLSRQQLATDPVEQFEHWLQEAKDHGIKDPTAMMLATVDATGQPSQRTVLLKQFDSSGFVFYTNLESNKAKQIADNNRVSLIFPWLTMERQVMISGRAERVSTKEALAYFVTRPRDSQLAAWVSKQSSPIGSRELLMGKFAEIKQRFAQQDLSLPKFWGGFRVVPERVEFWAGGAQRLHDRFEYLRDNEGAWNVERLQP is encoded by the coding sequence ATGGATATTAAAAATGAGCGCCGCGAGTATTTGCGCTCAGGGCTTAGTCGTCAACAACTCGCTACTGATCCAGTCGAACAGTTTGAACACTGGCTGCAAGAGGCGAAAGACCATGGGATTAAAGACCCCACTGCGATGATGCTGGCAACGGTCGATGCCACTGGTCAGCCGAGCCAGCGTACAGTGTTGTTGAAGCAGTTTGATAGTTCAGGCTTTGTCTTTTATACCAACTTAGAGAGTAATAAGGCGAAGCAAATTGCCGATAATAATCGTGTCTCATTAATTTTTCCCTGGTTGACTATGGAGCGACAAGTGATGATATCAGGTCGCGCAGAACGAGTGAGCACTAAAGAGGCGCTGGCGTACTTTGTGACACGTCCGCGTGACAGTCAGTTGGCCGCCTGGGTCTCTAAGCAGAGCAGCCCTATTGGCTCACGAGAGTTACTGATGGGGAAGTTTGCGGAGATTAAGCAACGTTTTGCTCAGCAGGACCTTAGTTTACCAAAGTTTTGGGGAGGTTTTCGTGTTGTGCCGGAACGGGTAGAATTCTGGGCGGGTGGAGCCCAGCGATTACATGACCGTTTTGAATATTTGCGTGACAATGAGGGGGCGTGGAATGTTGAGCGCTTACAGCCCTAG
- a CDS encoding alpha/beta fold hydrolase, whose amino-acid sequence MQQNIITIGSMGFECLVAGDEGRPLVIMMHNFLLTNQQWREHIPALAQAGFRVLAPNMRGVSPQARPEQQLAYSNDEMIGDILALAEHEGVEKFHLVTHGWSSIIGWHLAATQPDVLHSFTAVSTPHPVALNLALDDEASAQVDMLAKIANFCSNNASVRLLANDAQILREYYQASGVSEVSAEMYLTRYGRAEAIQAFLHWHTLQLDELGQEIAKVQVPTLYMWGEEDPLFSVEAAKHCHHGVSAEFNYEAFEKVGHMVGEQMPERFTTKLLAHLGGQQESA is encoded by the coding sequence TTGCAACAGAATATAATAACGATCGGCAGTATGGGGTTTGAGTGTTTAGTGGCGGGCGACGAAGGTCGGCCGCTGGTAATCATGATGCATAACTTTTTGCTCACCAACCAGCAGTGGCGCGAGCACATACCGGCACTCGCACAAGCGGGCTTCAGGGTATTAGCGCCAAATATGCGCGGGGTGTCGCCGCAGGCGCGCCCCGAGCAGCAGCTCGCTTATAGTAATGACGAGATGATTGGCGATATTCTCGCCTTAGCTGAGCATGAGGGGGTGGAGAAATTTCACCTAGTTACCCATGGATGGAGCTCTATTATTGGCTGGCACTTGGCGGCGACACAACCCGATGTATTGCATTCGTTTACCGCAGTGTCTACGCCTCATCCCGTGGCGCTCAATCTAGCGCTAGACGATGAGGCAAGCGCACAGGTCGATATGCTCGCTAAGATTGCGAATTTCTGCAGTAATAATGCTTCAGTTAGACTGCTGGCGAATGATGCACAAATACTTCGAGAATATTATCAGGCCAGCGGTGTAAGCGAAGTGTCGGCGGAGATGTATTTGACGCGTTATGGTCGTGCCGAGGCCATTCAAGCTTTTCTGCATTGGCACACACTGCAGCTCGATGAGTTAGGTCAAGAGATAGCTAAAGTACAGGTGCCGACTCTGTACATGTGGGGGGAAGAAGATCCACTATTTAGCGTTGAAGCGGCCAAGCATTGTCATCATGGTGTTAGTGCCGAGTTCAACTACGAGGCATTTGAGAAAGTTGGCCATATGGTCGGTGAACAAATGCCAGAGCGTTTTACTACGAAGCTTTTGGCTCACCTTGGTGGCCAGCAAGAGAGTGCATAG
- the lysS gene encoding lysine--tRNA ligase — protein MADNKPVQDENKLIAERRSKLSALREAGQAFPNDFRRDSYAADLQAAWGEHEKAHLEELGNRAAIAGRIMAKRGPFLVLQDVSGRIQAFTDKNIIGADMVKVAKGWDIGDIIGVSGFIHKSGKGDLYINAESMVMLTKSLRPLPDKHHGLQDQEIRYRQRYIDLIVNEQSRDTFRKRSAIVAAIREYLAERDFLEVETPMMQSIPGGASAKPFETHHNALDMDMYLRIAPELYLKRLVVGGFERVFEINRNFRNEGLSTRHNPEFTMLEFYQAYADYNDLMDITEGMLRFVAEKVLGKTTVTYQGSEFDFGQPFIRMSVFDSILHYNPNIDPAELATPEGARKIAEGLGIQLKDSWGIGKVQIEIFEETVEERLDQPTFITKYPTEVSPLARRSDDDPMVTDRFEFFVGGREIANGFSELNDAEDQAARFMDQVREKDSGDDEAMHFDADYVTALEYGLPPTAGEGIGIDRLVMLFTDAPSIRDVLLFPHMRPLT, from the coding sequence ATGGCAGACAATAAGCCAGTACAAGATGAAAACAAGTTAATTGCAGAGCGTCGCAGCAAGCTGAGCGCGTTGCGTGAGGCGGGGCAGGCTTTCCCTAACGATTTTCGCCGTGATAGCTATGCCGCGGACCTGCAGGCAGCTTGGGGCGAGCATGAGAAGGCCCACCTTGAAGAGTTGGGCAACCGCGCGGCTATTGCCGGTCGTATCATGGCCAAACGTGGTCCTTTCCTCGTGCTGCAGGATGTATCGGGCCGTATCCAAGCCTTCACTGATAAGAACATTATCGGTGCTGATATGGTCAAGGTTGCCAAGGGTTGGGATATCGGTGATATTATTGGCGTCAGTGGTTTTATCCATAAGTCAGGTAAGGGCGATCTTTACATTAACGCTGAATCGATGGTGATGCTGACCAAATCATTACGCCCATTACCGGATAAGCATCATGGTTTGCAGGATCAAGAGATCCGCTACCGTCAACGTTATATCGACCTTATTGTCAATGAACAATCGCGGGATACGTTCCGTAAACGTTCGGCGATTGTTGCGGCGATACGTGAGTACCTCGCTGAGAGAGACTTTCTTGAAGTGGAAACACCGATGATGCAGTCGATTCCAGGCGGCGCGAGCGCGAAGCCATTTGAGACACATCACAATGCGCTCGACATGGACATGTACCTGCGAATTGCCCCAGAGCTTTACTTAAAGCGTCTTGTGGTTGGTGGCTTCGAGCGTGTTTTTGAGATTAACCGTAATTTCCGCAACGAGGGGTTGTCGACACGACATAACCCCGAGTTTACCATGCTCGAGTTCTATCAGGCCTATGCTGACTATAATGATCTGATGGATATTACCGAGGGGATGCTACGCTTTGTTGCCGAGAAGGTACTGGGAAAAACTACAGTCACCTATCAAGGTAGTGAGTTTGATTTCGGTCAGCCGTTTATTCGCATGAGTGTCTTCGATTCTATCCTGCACTATAATCCGAATATTGATCCGGCAGAGCTAGCGACACCAGAAGGGGCTCGTAAGATAGCTGAAGGTCTAGGCATCCAACTGAAAGATAGCTGGGGTATCGGCAAGGTACAGATTGAGATTTTTGAAGAGACTGTTGAAGAACGCCTTGATCAACCGACCTTTATTACTAAGTACCCTACAGAAGTGTCACCACTGGCGCGTCGCAGCGATGACGATCCGATGGTAACTGATCGTTTTGAGTTTTTTGTCGGCGGCCGTGAAATAGCCAATGGCTTCTCTGAGTTGAACGATGCAGAGGATCAGGCAGCGCGCTTTATGGATCAAGTGCGAGAGAAAGATTCAGGGGATGACGAGGCAATGCATTTTGATGCTGACTACGTTACTGCCCTAGAATACGGTTTACCACCGACAGCAGGCGAAGGTATTGGTATCGATCGTCTTGTCATGTTGTTTACCGATGCGCCATCAATTAGGGATGTACTGCTGTTCCCTCACATGCGCCCTTTGACTTAA
- the prfB gene encoding peptide chain release factor 2 (programmed frameshift): protein MLEVNSLANGIKDIRQRSDVLRGYLDYENKKEQLVEVEAELAEPSVWDNPERAQKLGKERSDLEAVVKTIDDLEAGSEDLEVMLEMAREDDDDEALQSGLEELAGFQKQLAKLEFRRMFSGEMDSSNAYLEIQSGSGGTEAQDWAEMLLRMYLRWGEAKGFKTTLEECSAGDVAGIKSATICFEGDYAFGWLRTETGVHRLVRKSPFDSGSRRHTSFSSIFVSPEIDDNIEIDINPSDVRTDTYRASGAGGQHVNKTDSAVRLTHEPTGIVAECQSQRSQHKNRDQAWKMLRARLYEQEMLKRNADKQAQEDSKADIGWGSQIRSYVLDDQRIKDLRTNVQTSNCGAVLDGDIDQFIEASLKSGL from the exons ATGTTAGAGGTCAACAGCCTAGCCAATGGTATTAAAGATATCCGCCAGCGCAGTGATGTGCTTAGGGGGTACCTT GACTATGAAAACAAGAAAGAGCAGCTGGTAGAGGTTGAGGCGGAACTCGCCGAGCCCAGCGTCTGGGATAACCCAGAGCGCGCTCAAAAGCTCGGCAAAGAGCGCTCAGATCTAGAAGCGGTGGTGAAAACTATCGACGACCTTGAGGCGGGGTCGGAAGATCTCGAGGTAATGCTAGAGATGGCGCGGGAAGATGACGACGATGAGGCACTGCAGAGTGGCCTTGAAGAGTTGGCCGGCTTCCAGAAGCAGCTGGCAAAGCTTGAGTTTCGTCGGATGTTTTCCGGAGAGATGGACTCTTCTAATGCCTACCTTGAAATCCAATCCGGTTCAGGGGGCACTGAGGCCCAAGATTGGGCTGAGATGCTGTTGCGGATGTACCTACGCTGGGGCGAGGCCAAGGGCTTTAAGACCACATTAGAGGAGTGCTCGGCAGGCGATGTTGCGGGCATTAAAAGTGCAACGATTTGCTTCGAGGGTGACTACGCTTTCGGTTGGCTGCGTACAGAGACTGGCGTGCATCGTCTTGTGAGGAAGTCTCCTTTTGACTCTGGTAGCCGTCGCCACACCTCGTTTAGCTCAATTTTCGTGTCGCCGGAGATCGACGACAATATCGAGATTGATATCAACCCCTCTGATGTTCGAACAGATACCTATCGTGCCTCTGGTGCCGGTGGCCAGCACGTCAACAAGACAGATTCTGCGGTGCGCCTAACCCACGAGCCGACGGGAATTGTAGCGGAGTGCCAGAGCCAGCGTTCGCAACATAAAAACCGCGACCAAGCTTGGAAGATGCTGCGAGCGAGATTGTATGAGCAGGAGATGCTCAAGCGTAACGCGGATAAACAGGCACAGGAAGACAGTAAGGCCGACATCGGCTGGGGCAGTCAGATACGCTCTTACGTACTGGATGATCAGCGAATCAAAGATCTTCGTACTAACGTCCAAACCAGTAACTGTGGTGCGGTGTTGGATGGTGATATCGACCAGTTTATCGAGGCGAGTCTGAAGAGCGGATTATAA